TGTCCGTCGTCAGAACATTTGGCGCAAGTCGCGGCGTAAATTAGCGGAGTGTCGGCCTCGTCTGGGGTTGATGTTAGGCGGCGAGCTTGCGGTGGTGCAAGCGCCGGTGTTCGATGGTCTGTCGCTTGATCCTTTCACGTTGTTTGATGATGGCGGCGGCCCTTCCGGAGTAGGCATCGGCGGGTGTCACGTTTTTCAGGCTCTCGTGGTAGCGCTGGTGGTTGTAGTGCTCGACGAAGGCCGCGATCTGGGCTTCGAGATCGCCGGGCAGGAAGTAGTTCTCCAGCAGGATGCGGTTCTTGAGGGTCTGGTGCCACCGTTCGATCTTGCCCTGGGTCTGGGGATGGAGCGGGGCACCGCGGACATGGCTCATGCGTTGGGCCTCGATATAGTCGGCCAGTTCGCCGGCGATGTAGCTTGGGCCATTATCGCTGAGCAGCCGGGGCTTGTGGTGCACATGGGCCTGGTCGCACCCTGAGGCAGTGAGCGCCATGTCCAGCGTGTCGGTGACATCCTCGGCGCGCATGGTGGAGCACAGCTTCCAGGCGATGATGTAGCGCGAGAAGTCGTCGAGCACGGTCGATAGGTACATCCAGCCCCAGCCGATGATCTTGAAGTAGGTGAAGTCGGTCTGCCACATCTCGTTGGGCCGAGTGGTTTTGGTGTGGAACTCGTTCGCCGCCTTGATCACCACATAGGCCGGGCTGGTGATCAGGTCATGGGCCTTGAGCAGGCGGTAAACCGTGGCTTCCGACACGAAGTAACGCTGCTCGTCGGTGAAGCGCACCGCCAGCTCCCGCGGGCTGAGCTCGGACTGCTCCAGTGCCAGTTCGATGATCTGGTCGTGGATGTCGGCCGGGATGCGGTTCCACACCCGGCTCGGTGCCGAGGGCCGATCTTCCAGCGCTTCGGGACCGCCCTCGAGGTAGCGGTCATACC
The window above is part of the bacterium genome. Proteins encoded here:
- a CDS encoding IS3 family transposase (programmed frameshift), producing MRPKSSNAKKPAEQVVKDIRRATRRHFSAEDKIRIVLEGLRGEDSIAELCRKEGIAQSLYYVWSKEFMEAGKRRLAGDTARAATTDEVKDLRREASALKECVADLTLENRLLKKKHDRGWGGRRMRYLASEKLEIIRIVEQSHLPAKRTLDQLGIARRTFCRWYDRYLEGGPEALEDRPSAPSRVWNRIPADIHDQIIELALEQSELSPRELAVRFTDEQRYFVSEATVYRLLKAHDLITSPAYVVIKAANEFHTKTTRPNEMWQTDFTYFKIIGWGWMYLSTVLDDFSRYIIAWKLCSTMRAEDVTDTLDMALTASGCDQAHVHHKPRLLSDNGPSYIAGELADYIEAQRMSHVRGAPLHPQTQGKIERWHQTLKNRILLENYFLPGDLEAQIAAFVEHYNHQRYHESLKNVTPADAYSGRAAAIIKQRERIKRQTIEHRRLHHRKLAA